Proteins encoded in a region of the Pelmatolapia mariae isolate MD_Pm_ZW linkage group LG16_19, Pm_UMD_F_2, whole genome shotgun sequence genome:
- the odf3l2a gene encoding outer dense fiber protein 3-like protein 2a, translating into MEEAEKKRPIISARERGPGPGRYSLPPTVGYVNHDFTKPRSAAYTFHSRMSSAMVSVDSSPGPRYHVGSKVTRFGSMETPSYSILGRGGRTGSDLFQTPGPGAYSPEKAPPLNGHRRPPSHVIGARTRYRSVDAVPAPNSYSLPNLLGHHIPHKPSSASYSFSARRKVGAPSEDLATTPGPGKYNSTSPDIYRQRHPSFTMQGRTKSPNYSSAIPGPGAYSPERFHLHLPRPPSFTLGIRHSEFVTPLVVNVTD; encoded by the exons ATGGAGGAGGCGGAGAAGAAACGGCCGATTATCTCTGCTAGAGAAAGAG GCCCAGGCCCTGGACGCTACAGCCTGCCCCCTACAGTTGGATATGTCAACCATGACTTCACCAAACCCAGAAGTGCAGCATATACCTTCCACAGTCGTATGAGCAGTGCCA TGGTCTCTGTGGACTCCAGCCCAGGACCGAGGTACCACGTTGGATCAAAGGTCACGCGCTTTGGCAGCATGGAAACGCCATCTTACTCCATTTTGGGCAGAGGAGGGCGCACAGGAA GTGACCTATTCCAGACTCCCGGGCCCGGAGCCTACAGTCCAGAGAAGGCTCCGCCCCTCAATGGCCACCGCAGACCTCCATCACACGTTATTGGAGCTCGAACCAGATACCGCTCTGTGGATGCAGTACCAGCACCTAACAG TTACAGTCTTCCTAATCTTCTGGGACATCATATTCCTCACAAACCCTCCAGTGCCAGCTACAGTTTCTCAGCCCGGAGGAAGGTCGGCGCTCCCTCTGAAGATCTCGCCACAACTCCCGGACCAGGAAAATACAACAGCACCAGCCCGGACATTTACCGTCAGCGCCATCCGTCCTTCACCATGCAGGGGAGGACTAAAAGCCCCAATTATTCTTCTGCTATTCCTGGCCCTGGCGCCTACAGCCCGGAGAGATTTCATTTGCACCTTCCAAGACCACCATCCTTCACTCTGGGCATCAGACACTCTGAGTTTGTCACCCCACTTGTGGTAAATGTAACTGACTGA